In one window of Miscanthus floridulus cultivar M001 chromosome 12, ASM1932011v1, whole genome shotgun sequence DNA:
- the LOC136496113 gene encoding uncharacterized protein — protein sequence MSDGWTDRRGRHLINFLVNSPEGTFFLESVDASSEVHDAPMLADLLQQRIDLIGRDKVVQVVTDNGANYKATCKLLMERIPTLFWTPCAAHCLDLMLEDIGKMKEFSKPIARARQVTTFIYRHGRLLDAMREKTGVEDCLRASQPLIVLLRIVDGDERPAMPEVQFCMEYAKKKIKENFPIRGKADLLKRILAIIDKRWEDQMDQPLYGAALYLNPNKYFDLKTDDVMAGKLRSAFTEVL from the exons ATGTCAGATGGGTGGACAGATAGGCGGGGCCGTCACCTCATTAATTTCCTAGTCAATAGTCCAGAGGGGACTTTCTTCTTGGAGTCTGTTGATGCATCCAGTGAAGTACATGATGCACCAATGTTGGCAGATTTACTACAGCAGAGAATTGATCTCATTGGAAGAGACAAGGTTGTTCAAGTGGTCACTGACAACGGTGCTAATTATAAGGCAACTTGCAAGCTTCTTATGGAAAGAATTCCAACACTATTCTGGACCCCTTGTGCAGCACACTGTTTGGACCTCATGCTAGAGGACATTGGCAAAATGAAGGAGTTTAGCAAGCCTATTGCACGTGCAAGACAAGTTACTACCTTTATTTATAGGCACGGGAGGCTTCTTGATGCAATGAGGGAGAAGACAGGAG TTGAGGACTGCCTGAGAGCATCACAACCCCTTATTGTTTTGTTGAGGATAGTTGATGGGGATGAGAGGCCAGCAATGCCAGaggttcagttttgtatggaatATGCAAAGAAAAAGATTAAAGAAAATTTTCCTATTAGGGGAAAGGCAGACTTGCTTAAGCGTATCTTGGCAATCATTGACAAGCGTTGGGAAGATCAAATGGACCAACCATTATATGGGGCAGCACTATatttgaacccaaacaagtattTTGACCTGAAAACAGATGATGTTATGGCTGGTAAGCTAAGGTCTGCATTTACTGAAGTTCTTTAA